From a region of the Mytilus galloprovincialis chromosome 3, xbMytGall1.hap1.1, whole genome shotgun sequence genome:
- the LOC143066473 gene encoding uncharacterized protein LOC143066473 yields the protein MDGEEKNMDEEEENINEEEENIEEEEEDLPSAISDENKEKRYRLRENAKKRRSASYVFPSWKSGKKTHCICLKKNDGRSYWLCDTCERWYHPSCIGYLEEEVPIVFDCPQCLELARRRNQSKSKSDERETVKAFPVSLYHTQKEAFMKYLDKIMTCSDIGCAKPDHERHHEFMNDPSMVYNRERNTHCFGKNLFNNQEMIKATECLLSELVYKNTPYKNPYSSWYWSIRELPDCKLKSIFKEHKMYANDYVRYIAGKEMVLFIHCYLTGCSYDAANESAKRTEVKISDILRKKMP from the exons ATGGATGGAGAGGAGAAGAATATGGATGAAGAGGAGGAAAATATTAATGAAGAGGAGGAAAATATTGAAGAAGAGGAGGAGGATCTGCCATCTGCAATATctgatgaaaataaagaaaaaagatatagacTTCGTGAGAATGCCAAAAAG AGAAGATCAGCGTCATATGTATTTCCTTCCTGGAAAAGTGGAAAGAAGACGCATTGCATATGCTTGAAAAAAAATGATGGCAG gTCATATTGGCTCTGTGACACATGTGAGAGATGGTACCATCCATCCTGTATTGGTTACTTAGAAGAGGAAGTTCCAATTGTATTTGATTGCCCACAATGCCTG gAACTAGCTAGAAGAAGAAACCAGAGTAAAAGTAAATCTGATGAAAGAGAAACAGTAAAAg CTTTTCCAGTTTCACTATATCACACACAA AAGGAAGCTTTTATGAAATACCTTGACAAAATCATGACCTGCTCTGACATTGGATG CGCAAAACCTGATCATGAAAGACATCATGAATTCATGAATGATCCATCAATGGTTTATAACAGAGAGAGAAACACTCATTGTTTCGGAAAGAATTTATTCAACAATCAG GAAATGATTAAAGCAACAGAGTGTTTATTAAGTGAGCTGGTATACAAAAATACTCCATACAA aAACCCTTACAGCAGTTGGTATTGGTCAATAAGGGAACTGCCAGATTGCAAGCTGAAGTCAATTTTCAAGGAACACAAAAT gtATGCCAATGATTATGTAAGATATATTGCTGGAAAAGAGATGGTACTTTTCATACATTGTTACTTAACTGGATGTTCATACGATGCAGCAAATGAATCTGCGAAgagaacagaagtgaaaatttcagatattttacgGAAAAAGATGCCTTAA